AGCGCTTCGATCAGGCCTGCGAACGCTGGCGGGGCCTCTACCGTGCGGCGCTTGCCCAACGCAATACCCAGGACCGCATTATCACCGATCCTTCGCGCAGTCACCAGGATAAGGAGAGTGCCCAGCGCCTGCGCGCCGAGGCCGAGTCACAACTGCTGCTGCTGACCAGTGGCGATCACGATAGCGATGTCAATGTCGAACAGTCCGACTTCTATAGCTATCGCTACTTTGCCAGTGAGGGCTTCTTGCCGGGCTACAACTTCCCGCGCCTGCCGCTCTCGGCCTATATCCCGGCACGCCGTACCAGGCAGCGCGATGAATATCTCTCGCGTCCGCGCTTCCTGGCGATTGCCGAATTCGCGCCGCGGGCGATCATCTATCACGAAGGCTCACGCTATGTCATTCATCGCTCGCTGCTGCCGCGGCAGGCTGATGGCTCGGGCGTCATCACCTCCTCGGCGTACCTCTGCTCCCATTGTGGCTACCTGCATCCGCTGACGGCAGAGCGTAGCCTGGAGGTCTGCGATGCCTGTCAGCGTCCGCTGAGCCGGCGCCTGGACCAGCTCTTCCGCCTGCAGAACGTCTCGACGCGGCGCCGTGACAAAATCACTTCCGACGAAGAGGAGCGTTTGCGCGAGGGCTATGAGATCTACACCGCCCTGCGCTTCTCCGAAAGCCGCGGGCGCTCCTTGCGTGTCGTCGCACGCATAGAGAGCAGGGGCCAGACGCTAGGCTCTCTGATCTACGGGCAGTCGGCAACGCTCTGGCGCATGAACTTCGGGCGGCTGCGACGGCGAAACGAGGCCAGGCGCGGCTTTGTCCTCAACAAGGAGACGGGCGAGTGGGGCAAGGAGGATGCCATTGCCAGTGACCCAACTGATGCCCTGCCGGCTGGCACCATTCGCGTCATTCCCTACGTCGAAGATACGCGCAACTGCCTGCTTTTCAAGCCGGAGCAGGAGCTGGATGTGGCACAGATGGCCTCGCTGCAGTCGGCGCTCAAGAGCGCCATCCAGCTCTGTTACCAGCTTGAAGATAACGAGCTGGCCGCGGAGCCATTGCCACACGCCGATCAGCGTCAGTTACTGCTCTTCTACGAGGCTGCCGAGGGTGGGGCTGGCGTCTTGCGCCAGTTGATCGATGTGCCGGAGGCGCTGGCGCGAGTCGCATGCGAGGCTCTGCGGCTCTGCCACTATGATCCCGAGACCCTGGAGGACCGGCGCCGGGCCTCGCGCGCCCGCGAGGACTGTGAGGCGGCCTGCTACTACTGTCTGATGACCTACGCCAATCAGCGCGACCATCGCTTGCTGGATCGCGCGCGTATCCGTGATCTGCTGGCCGAACTAAGAGAGTGTCGCGTCGTGCTGGCTGAGGAGACGGGTCCCGCGCTCGCTGCGACTGCGGCAGAGGAGGTGTCTGCCACGCTGCTGGATGAGGCCCGCGAGGAGATCGAGCGCGAGTGGTTGCGCTGGCTGCAGGAGCAGGGCTATCGCCTGCCGACCCGCGCCCATTGGCAGCCGCCGTATTGCTCGGCTACCCCTGACTTCCTCTACGATGGGGATGCTGATGCGGCAGCCATCTATGTCGACGGCGACGGGCCTGCCGGCGTTGCCCGCGCCGCCCGCGATGTGGAGAGCAGTGAGGAGCTGTACGATCAGGGCTATCTGGTCCTGCGTTTTGGCCCTCGGGAGCAGTGGGGTGAGCTATGTCGCCGTTATCCACACATTTTCGGGAGGGAGCCATGAATTACGCCGTCGGTTCTCTGGTCAAGGTGCGAGGGCGTGAGTGGGTGGTATTGCCGGAGTCGAGCGCCGATCTGCTGGTCTTGCGTCCCCTCGGCGGGACCGATGAGGAGGTCACAGGGGTCTACCTGCCGCTGGAGCCGGTTGAGCCGGCGCAGTTTGCGCTGCCTGATCCGCGTCAGTGGGGTAACCACCCCTCGTGTGCCTTGCTCCGTGATGCCGTGCGCTTCGGCTTCCGTGCCAGTACGGGGCCTTTCCGCTCGTTTGCCCATCTGGCGTTTGAACCGCGGCCCTATCAGCTCGTACCGCTATTGATGGCCTTGCGCCTCGATCCGGTACGCTTGCTGATCGCTGACGACGTGGGGATTGGCAAGACTATCGAGGCGGGTTTAATCGCGCGCGAGCTGCTGGATCGACGCGAAGTCAGGCGCCTGGCGGTGCTCTGTCCGCCGCATCTGGCCGAGCAGTGGCAGGCTGAGCTGCGCGAGAAGTTTCACATTGAGGCGGAGCTTGTGCTCTCCAGTACGGTGGCTCAGCTAGAGCGCAGGCTGCCTGAGCGGGACCTCTCGCTCTTCGAGTACTATCCCTTCGTCATTGTGTCGCTGGACTTTATCAAGGCGGACCGGAGGCGCGACGAGTTTTTGCGGACCTGCCCCGAGCTGGTGATTGTCGATGAGGCCCATACCTGTGCTTTCCCTGGCCACGAGCGGAGCGGGCGCCATCAGCGCTATCAGCTGGTCGCCGGGCTGGCGGCTGACCCGCGCCGTCACCTGATCCTGGTCACGGCTACGCCCCATAGCGGCAAAGAGGAGGCTTTTCGCTCGCTGTTGGGCTTCCTGAAGGAGGAGTTCAAGGAGCTGCCGCAGGACTTGAGCGGGCGGGAGAACGAGCGTCACCGCATCCGTCTGGCGGCGCATTTTGTGCAGCGACGGCGCGCCGATATCCGCTCCTATTTGGAGCGTGAGACGCCGTTTCCAGAGCGTGATGATCGTCTGGAATCTTATAAGCTTTCCGATAGTTATCGCCGATTGATGCAGAAAGCCCTCAGCTATGCCAGCGAGGTGGTGCGCGATCCCACTGGCGGGCAGACGCGGCGTCGGGTGCGCTGGTGGTCGGCGCTGGCCCTGCTGCGCTCGCTGGCTTCGAGTCCGGCGGCGGCAGCGGCCACGCTGCGGAGCCGCGCCCAGGTGGCTGGAGCCGAGAGCGTAGAGGAGGCCGATCAGATTGGACGCCAGACGGTGTTTGATCTGCTGGACAGCGATGCGACCGAGGGCCTCGATCTGGTCCCGGGCAGCGACTTCGAAGAGGGAGACGAGGAAGGGGCGGACATCAGCGAAGAGCAGCGGGTTCGACGCCGTCTGCTGGCGATGGCGCGCGAGGCCGAGGCTATTACCTCTGAGCAGGATATGAAGCTGCAAAAGGCGATTGAGCTGATCAAGGGGTTGGTGCAGGGAGGCTATCAGCCGATCGTCTTCTGTCGCTTCATCCCGACTGCCGAGTATGTAGCGAAGGCGCTGCGGAAGCGTTTGCCGGAAGAGATTGAGGTCTCGGCCATTACGGGTCTCTTGCCGCCGGCGGAGCGCGAGAACCGGGTCCTGCAGCTGGCTCGGCACGAGCGCCGGGTCCTGGTCTGCACCGATTGTCTGAGCGAGGGTATCAATCTCCAGGAATATTTCAATGCTGTGCTCCATTATGACCTGTCCTGGAATCCGACGCGCCACGAGCAGCGAGAAGGGCGTGTCGATCGCTTTGGGCAGGCCAGCCCACTGGTGAAAGTCATAACGCTCTTTGGGGAAGATAATCAGATCGATGGGGTGGTGCTGCGGGTCTTGCTTGAGAAGCATCGGGAGATTCGCTCGAAGCTGGGAATTTCGGTGCCGGTGCCGCTGGATACCGAGCAGGTGATCGAGGCGATCTTTGAGGGCTTGCTCTTGCATGAGAGCCTGACCGGAGCGCATGCGGGGCAGCTGCTGCTGCCGGGCTTTGAGGACCTGCTGAAGGGGGAGCAGAGGAATCTCTACCGCGAGTGGGAGGCGGCCTCTGATCGAGAGCGCCGCTCGCGCACGCTCTTTGCGCAGCATAGTATCAAAGTGGAGGAGGTCGCTCAGGAGCTGCGCGAGGTGCAGGCGGCCATCGGGTCGAGCGAGGATGTGGAGCGCTTTACGACCGAGGTGCTGCAAGCCTATAAGGCCTCTCTGAAACAGCTTCGCAGCGAGCCAGACGTCTGGGAGGTCGATCTGCGGGAGACGCCTGCACCTTTGCGTGATGCTGTCAATCTGCCGCGCTATGCTGGTCCCAACGGCCAGCATCTGCGGGTGAGCTTCAGACGCCTGGGCCTGCCGCGCACGCTCTATCTGAGTCGTACGCATCCATTCGTTGAGGGGCTGGCGACCTATGTGCTGGATACGGCCCTTGATCCGGTCGATGATGTGAATAATCCTCGCGTTGCTCGACGCTGTGGGGTTTTTCGCACCAGCCATGTCGAGAAGCGCACGACACTGCTGCTGGTGCGTCTGCGCTTTCATCTGCGGACGGCGACGCGCGGCGAGGAGGAGGCGCTGTTAGCGGAGGAGTGTCAGCTTTATGCCTTCCGTGGGGCACCGGCGCAGGCCGACTGGCTTGAAGATGCTGAGGAGATTGAGGCGCTGGCCCAGGCGCCTGCCGAGGCCAATCTGGCGCCGGAGCAGATTACGGATTTTCTGCAGCGAGTCATCGATGGGTATCCACAGCATCTATTGCCGTACCTGGAGGAACAGGCCCGCAGGCGAGCTGAAGCCTTGCGCGAGTCGCATCGGCGCGTGCGTCAGGTGGCGTCGCTGAGCCTGCGGCAGCTGGCGGTCGAGCCGCTGCTGCCGCCGGATGTGCTGGGTATCTATGTCTATCTTCCTTTGCTGGCCCGTTGAGGTAGGAGGCCCGGGCGAGAAAAAAAGAAGACGAACGAGCAAGTTCTTGCTCTGACAGGCGACCATCGATTCTCTCAAGGAAAGGCGGAGGCATCTATGCAGCAACGGCAGGAGATCACTTTCTCGACGATCGAGTCTGAGGGGGCTTTGCTGCCGCCGGATCTTCTGGCGCGCATCGATCAGGGGGATAAGGCGCTGGGTGGGCTGAGTTCTGCTGAGTATCATTGTCCAGGCGAGCAGTTGAACGAGGTGATCAGCGATGCCTGGGCGCGCGTCCGCCGGCGCTGGCTGCGCTTTCAGGAGGCGCTGGTGCGCTATCCGCAGATGGATGAGACGCAGCTGACGCATGAGCATTGGCTCTTGCCGCTTTTCCATGAGTTGGGCTATGGGCGGTTGGTGAAGGCACCTCCGCAGGTGATTGGGGAGAAGAGCTATCCGATCGCTTATTTCTGGGGGCAGGAGCCTGTACAGGTGCCCGTGCCTATTCATCTGGTCGGCTGGCGTACTGATCTTGATCAGACCCAGCGTCTCGCCAGCGGTGGCCGCAGCAGTCCTTTTAGCCTGGTGCAGGAGTGGCTCAATCGTTCGTCTGGCCATTTGTGGGGCATTGTCTCGAATGGGCTGCGCTTGCGGCTGCTGCGTCGCAACGTCAGCCTGACGCGCCAGGCCTATCTGGAGTTCGATCTGGAGGCCATGCTGCGCGGAGAGGTCTACGCCGATTTTGTGCTCTTCTGGCTGCTCTGCCATCAGTCACGCTTTGAATGTGAAGACAAGAATCCCGCTGAGTGCTGGCTGGAGCGCTGGTCACGGCAGGCGCACGAGGAGGGGGTTCGGGCGCTGGAGCATTTGCGCCAGGGGGTGACCACAGCTATCGAGGAATTGGGGCGTGGCTTTCTGGCGCATCCGGCCAATCATGCTTTGCGTGATCGCTTGCGCTCCGGTGAGCTGAGTGCGGATGATTATTATCAGCAGTTGCTGCGTCTGGTCTATCGTTTGATTGTGCTCTTTGTGGCGGAGGATCGCGATGTGCTGCTGCGGCCCGATGCTGATAAGGAGGCGCGGAGGCGCTATGTGAACTATTATTCGACGGCGCGGCTGCGTCGTCTGGCGCGCGCGCGGCTGGGGACGCGCCATAGCGATCTCTATCGGGCGCTGCGTCTGGTGATGGAGCGGCTGGGGAGCGAGCAGGGCTGTCCAGAGCTGGGGCTGCCGGCGCTCAATGGCTTTTTGTTCTCGCGTGAGGCCCTGCCCGATCTGGCTGACTGCGAGCTGACGAATTATGCGCTGCTGGTGGCGGTGCGGGCCTTGGCGACGGTCCAGGATGAGCAGAAGGTCCTGCGTGTCGTCAACTACAGAGACCTGGGGTCCGAGGAGCTGGGCAGCGTCTATGAGTCGCTGTTGGAGATGCATCCTTCCATCAATGTGGAGCAGACGAACTTTACGTTGGAGGTGGTCGCGGGCAGTAAGCGCAAGACGACGGGGACCTACTATACGCCGACCAGCCTGATCGAGTGCCTGCTTGATTCGGCGCTGGAGCCGGTGCTGGAGCGGGCCTGTGCGCAGCCTGATCCTGAGCAGGCTATTCTGAGTCTGAAGGTCTGCGATCCGGCCTGCGGGAGCGGCCATTTTCTGATTGCTGCAGCCCATCGCATAGCGCGCCGGCTGGCGGCGGTGCGCACGGGCAGCGAAGAGCCGGGACTGGAGGCCCGGCGGCGAGCCTTGCGCGATGTGGTGGGGCGCTGCCTCTATGGGGTCGATGTGAATCCGATGGCGGTGGAGTTGTGCAAGGTGAATCTCTGGCTGGAGGCGCTGGAGCCGGGCAAGCCTTTTTCTTTTCTGGATGCGCATATTCAGTGCGGCAATAGCCTGATCGGGGCGACGCCGGCCCTGCTGCGCGAGGGCATTCCCGATAGCGCTTTTGAGAAGGTTGAGGGCGATGACTCCGCGCTGTGTGGGGAGTACAAGAAGCTCAATCGGGCCCAGCGGGCGGGCCAGCTCAGTCTGTTTACGCTGGATGCGCAGCTCTGGCAGGACCAGGGCCGGATTGTGGAGAGTCTGACGCACATGGAGGCGATTGGTGATGATGATGTTGAGCAGTTGCATCGTAAGCAGGAGCGCTATCGTCAGTTGCTGAGATCGCAGGAGTATCAGCGGGCGCGCTGGCTGGCCGATGCCTGGTGCGCGGCCTTTGTCTGGCGCAAGCGGCGGACGGCTGAGCTGCCGTATCCGATTACGGAGGAGGTCCGGCGCAAGTTTGAGGAGGCGCCCGAGCAGGTGCCAGGCTGGATGAAGGCCGAGATTGCGCGCCTGCGCGAGCTGTACGGTTTCTTTCACTGGCACCTGGCTTTTCCAGGGGTCTTCCGTCTGCCGGAGCCGGGCGAGGAGCCGGAGAACCCCGAGACTGGCTGGTCGGGCGGCTTCGATGTGGTGCTGTCTAATCCGCCCTGGGAGCGCATCAAGCTGCAAGAGAAGGAGTGGTTTGCCTCGCGTCGGCCTGACATTGCCAATGCGCCTAATGCGGCGCAGCGGCGGAAGATGATCGCGGCTTTGCAGGACGAGGACCCTGCCTTGTACGCTGCTTTTGAGGAGGAGCTGCAGCGGGCAGCCTACGAGAGCCATTTCGTGCGCAACAGCGGGCGCTTTCCTCTCTGCGGACGGGGCGATATCAATACCTATTCGATCTTTACTGAGACGATGCGCCTGCTGCTCGCCCCGCGCGGGCGCCTGGGCTGCATTGTGCCCTCCGGGATTGCGACGGACGATACGACGAAAGCGTTCTTCCAGGATATCATGAGTGCGCGCTCGCTGCTCAGTCTCCATGATTTTGAGAATGCGGCTGGTATTTTCCCTGGAGTGCATCGGAGCTATAAATTCTGCCTGCTGACGCTGACCGGTTCCGCGGAGCCGGTGTCGCAGGGGGCGACCTTCGCCTTTTTCCTGCGCAAGGTGGAGGAGCTGCAGGAGCCGGAGCGCTGCTTTACTCTTTCCGCCGAAGATGTGGCTCTGATCAATCCCAATACGCGCACCTGCCCCGTCTTTCGCTCGCGCCGCGATCTGCAGTTGACGAAGGCCATCTATGAGCGTGTGCCGGTGCTCGTCAGGGAAGGCTCTGCTGAGGGGAATCCGTGGGGGGTGAAGTTTACTACGATGTTTCATATGGCTAACGACTCGCATCTCTTCCGCACGCGCGAGCAGTTGGAGCGCGAGGGCTGGCGGCTGGAGGGAAACATCTTTCGCAAGGGAGAGGAGACCTATCTGCCGCTGTATGAGGGAAAGATGATCACTCATTTCGATCATCGCTTTGCCAGCTATGCCGGCGAGCAGGCTGCACGCCAGGATAAGCCGCTGGAGTTGAGCGAGGAGCAGCATCACGATCCGTTTGCGCTGCCTTTGCCAAGGTATTGGGTTCATCAGACAGATTTTGCGAGCAAAGTAAAGACCAGCAGAACAGCATTGTTAGCATTTAGAGATGTTGCTAGATCTACGGATATGCGGACAGCTATATTTTCTATGATTCCTTTTGTACCATGTGGGCATAAATTGCCTATTTTCATTGAACCTGTAGACATTCAGTCTCTGGTTTATCTGGCTACTTGCTGTTCCTCAATGCTATTCGACTATGTTACGCGCCAGAAATTGGGAGGAACTAGCCTCGGTTTCTTCATCCTCAAACAGCTTCCTGTCCTGCCGCCGGCGCGCTACCAGCAGCCGTGTCCCTGGGAGAGCGACCGCACGCTCGGCGACTGGATCAGGCCGCGTGCCCTCGAACTCACCTACACCGCCTGGGACCTGGCCGCCTTCGCCCGCGACTGCGGCTACGACGGGCCGCCCTTCCGCTGGGACGAAGAGCGGCGCTTCCTCCTGCGCTGCGAGCTGGACGCCGCCTACTTCCACCTCTACGGCATCGCCCGCGACGACGTCGACTACATCATGGAAACCTTCCCCATCGTCAGGAGCGAAGACCTCAAGCGCTACGACGACTATCGCACCAAGCGGGTCATCCTGGAGATCTACGACGAACTGCAGCGTGCCAGCGCAACGGGCCAGCCCTATCGCACGCGCCTCACACCGCCGCCCGCCGACCCCGCCGTCGCCCATCCGCCGCGGCCCCACCAGTCCTAGTTATCCGCCCATCGGCCAGGCCCCAGCCCGGATCAAAGGGGCCTGGCCCTGGTGGGCCACCACCACCGCTCTCCCTCCTGCCAGCTCTCCTGGTCTCCTCACCCTGGCACGACAGCCACCAGCGGCGGCTCGCCCGCCGCACGCCACGCGCCGCCCGCTGTGCCCTTCCCTGCAGAATCCGCCAATCATTGGCGACGATTATTCTATCACCCTGCCTCAAAGCGTCTCTATAATACCCAGCGGATAGAGAGAAGCAAAGCAAAGACGCACTCCTCACAAGACAAAAACAGAACACTCCGATAGACGAGCGCACAAGCGAAAGGAGAGATACACGTGAAAGCAGCCATCTTCCGTGGCGCTGGCAACGTTGTCGTAGAAGAGCGACCCGATCCAGTCATTCAAGAGCCGACCGACGCCATCGTACGCATCGTCCGGGCCTGCGTCTGCGGCTCCGACCTCTGGTATTATCGCGGCATTTCGCCCCATCCCGAAGGTCCCATCGGCCACGAATTCATCGGCGTCGTCGAAGAAGTCGGCCCTGAAGTCAAGACCATCAAGCGCGGAGACTTCGTCATCGCCCCCTTTGCCATCAGCGATGGAACCTGTCCCCACTGCCGCGCTGGCTTCCACACCGCCTGCATCCGAGGAGGCTTCTTCGGCCAGGGCATTGAAGGAGTCGCCGGACAGGCCGAACGCACCCGCGTCCCCCTGGCCGACGGCACCCTGGTAGCCGTCCCTGGGGCCCCGTTCTCCGATGAAGTCCTGGCCTCGCTCCTGACCCTCTCCGACGTCATGGGCACCGGCTATCACGCCGCCGTCTCTGCCGCAGTCAAGGCGGGCGACACCGTTGCCATCGTCGGCGATGGGGCCGTCGGCCTCTGCGCCGTCCTCGCCGCGCGCCTGCTCGGAGCCGGGCGCATCATCATCCTCAGCCGTCACCCCAGGCGCCAGGAACTGGCCCGCGAATTCGGCGCCACCGACATCGTCGCCGAGCGCGGAGAAGCCGCCGTTCAGGCCATCCTGAAACTGACCGATGGCATCGGTGCTGATGCCGTCCTGGAATGCGTTGGCACCAACGAAGCCAACCAGACCGCCTTTGCCAGCGCGCGCCCCGGCGCCATCGTCGGGCGCGTCGGCGTCCCGCACGAAGTCGAGATCCCAGCCGAAACGACCTTCTACCGCAACATCGGCCTGCGCGGCGGCCCGGCTCCCGTACGGGCCTATCTACCCCAGCTCGTGGAGGCCGTCCTCGCCGGCCAGATCAACCCAGGCCGTGTCTTCGACTTCACCACTGACCTCGACCACGTCGCCGACGCCTACGCCGCTATGGACCAGCGCCGGGCCATCAAATCCCTGCTCATCGTCGGGCAATAGGCCGGGCGTACCCCTGCTCGTACCACTCGTACCAGGGAGCCGCCTCCTGGTCGCCGGTCCAGGTCCACAGGTCACGGCCTCGGGCCCACATGACAGCGCCAACAAGGCCGCTGCCAGCAGAGTGAACCATCTTCGTTTCCCCTGCCAAAAGGAAGGGGCAGCGGTATGACGCGGCTGCCCCCTCCTTCGTCCTGCGGCTAACGACCGACCTGCGGCCAGCCCTCGGCAGGCGCATCGCGATCATAGATCGTAATCGCGTAGCCATCCGGGTCCAGAAACGTAAACTGCCGACCGAAGCGCCCATCCGTAGGAGGGCGCAGAATAGCCACCCCCGCTGCCACCAGCGCATCGTGAACCGCCTGGCTATTAGCCGCCTTGAACCAGATTGCCGGCGTATCGATCGGGCGTGGCAGGGCCTCCCAATTCGTATCCGGCGGCGCCTGAATCAGACCGAAAGGAACAGGATAGGTCAGAAAAGCGAGTCCGCGGGGAAACACTTCAGGATCGCGACGCAACCCCAGAACAGTTTCATAGAACCGCGCCGAAGCCTCCACATCACGGACTTTCAGACCGACAAAAGCAGGGCCTTTCAGATCAAGATTGTTGGCCATCTCTTCTCTCGCTTTCCTCAATAAGTGTGAGCGCACCGGCAGACAAGCGCTGAACCCGTCCGCCTGGCGCTATCCACTGCTGCGTGCCCCTCTTGGCGCCGACCAGCCGCCACGACAGGCAAGAACGACGCCCGCCCAGGCTGGGCAGCATGGGCACCTACCAGTAAGACTGAGGCCAGGCCAAAAACTGTGCGCCCACGTGCCGGCCAAAAAAATATGCGCCGCCACCCCTTGTCACAACAGCAGCAAATAGACAATCGCGCGCCAGTAGCCAGGACAGACCCAATGTGATACAATAAAGACAACCGTTTCTTGCTCATCCCGAGCGAGCACCCAGACTGGGCAGTTGCCTGGTATTCGTGCATATGAGGAGCAGCCATGACGACGCACAAGCATGCGAGAGCGCACGCCCAGCGCACGCCCGGTGGTACCGAGCCATTTCCCGTTTCCCCGGCAACCGACGCAGACCTGGCCTCTGACGGTAGTCCCCTCCTCGAAGCCTACCG
This is a stretch of genomic DNA from Thermogemmatispora onikobensis. It encodes these proteins:
- a CDS encoding DUF1998 domain-containing protein, whose product is RFDQACERWRGLYRAALAQRNTQDRIITDPSRSHQDKESAQRLRAEAESQLLLLTSGDHDSDVNVEQSDFYSYRYFASEGFLPGYNFPRLPLSAYIPARRTRQRDEYLSRPRFLAIAEFAPRAIIYHEGSRYVIHRSLLPRQADGSGVITSSAYLCSHCGYLHPLTAERSLEVCDACQRPLSRRLDQLFRLQNVSTRRRDKITSDEEERLREGYEIYTALRFSESRGRSLRVVARIESRGQTLGSLIYGQSATLWRMNFGRLRRRNEARRGFVLNKETGEWGKEDAIASDPTDALPAGTIRVIPYVEDTRNCLLFKPEQELDVAQMASLQSALKSAIQLCYQLEDNELAAEPLPHADQRQLLLFYEAAEGGAGVLRQLIDVPEALARVACEALRLCHYDPETLEDRRRASRAREDCEAACYYCLMTYANQRDHRLLDRARIRDLLAELRECRVVLAEETGPALAATAAEEVSATLLDEAREEIEREWLRWLQEQGYRLPTRAHWQPPYCSATPDFLYDGDADAAAIYVDGDGPAGVARAARDVESSEELYDQGYLVLRFGPREQWGELCRRYPHIFGREP
- a CDS encoding helicase-related protein, producing MSPLSTHFREGAMNYAVGSLVKVRGREWVVLPESSADLLVLRPLGGTDEEVTGVYLPLEPVEPAQFALPDPRQWGNHPSCALLRDAVRFGFRASTGPFRSFAHLAFEPRPYQLVPLLMALRLDPVRLLIADDVGIGKTIEAGLIARELLDRREVRRLAVLCPPHLAEQWQAELREKFHIEAELVLSSTVAQLERRLPERDLSLFEYYPFVIVSLDFIKADRRRDEFLRTCPELVIVDEAHTCAFPGHERSGRHQRYQLVAGLAADPRRHLILVTATPHSGKEEAFRSLLGFLKEEFKELPQDLSGRENERHRIRLAAHFVQRRRADIRSYLERETPFPERDDRLESYKLSDSYRRLMQKALSYASEVVRDPTGGQTRRRVRWWSALALLRSLASSPAAAAATLRSRAQVAGAESVEEADQIGRQTVFDLLDSDATEGLDLVPGSDFEEGDEEGADISEEQRVRRRLLAMAREAEAITSEQDMKLQKAIELIKGLVQGGYQPIVFCRFIPTAEYVAKALRKRLPEEIEVSAITGLLPPAERENRVLQLARHERRVLVCTDCLSEGINLQEYFNAVLHYDLSWNPTRHEQREGRVDRFGQASPLVKVITLFGEDNQIDGVVLRVLLEKHREIRSKLGISVPVPLDTEQVIEAIFEGLLLHESLTGAHAGQLLLPGFEDLLKGEQRNLYREWEAASDRERRSRTLFAQHSIKVEEVAQELREVQAAIGSSEDVERFTTEVLQAYKASLKQLRSEPDVWEVDLRETPAPLRDAVNLPRYAGPNGQHLRVSFRRLGLPRTLYLSRTHPFVEGLATYVLDTALDPVDDVNNPRVARRCGVFRTSHVEKRTTLLLVRLRFHLRTATRGEEEALLAEECQLYAFRGAPAQADWLEDAEEIEALAQAPAEANLAPEQITDFLQRVIDGYPQHLLPYLEEQARRRAEALRESHRRVRQVASLSLRQLAVEPLLPPDVLGIYVYLPLLAR
- a CDS encoding Eco57I restriction-modification methylase domain-containing protein, which codes for MQQRQEITFSTIESEGALLPPDLLARIDQGDKALGGLSSAEYHCPGEQLNEVISDAWARVRRRWLRFQEALVRYPQMDETQLTHEHWLLPLFHELGYGRLVKAPPQVIGEKSYPIAYFWGQEPVQVPVPIHLVGWRTDLDQTQRLASGGRSSPFSLVQEWLNRSSGHLWGIVSNGLRLRLLRRNVSLTRQAYLEFDLEAMLRGEVYADFVLFWLLCHQSRFECEDKNPAECWLERWSRQAHEEGVRALEHLRQGVTTAIEELGRGFLAHPANHALRDRLRSGELSADDYYQQLLRLVYRLIVLFVAEDRDVLLRPDADKEARRRYVNYYSTARLRRLARARLGTRHSDLYRALRLVMERLGSEQGCPELGLPALNGFLFSREALPDLADCELTNYALLVAVRALATVQDEQKVLRVVNYRDLGSEELGSVYESLLEMHPSINVEQTNFTLEVVAGSKRKTTGTYYTPTSLIECLLDSALEPVLERACAQPDPEQAILSLKVCDPACGSGHFLIAAAHRIARRLAAVRTGSEEPGLEARRRALRDVVGRCLYGVDVNPMAVELCKVNLWLEALEPGKPFSFLDAHIQCGNSLIGATPALLREGIPDSAFEKVEGDDSALCGEYKKLNRAQRAGQLSLFTLDAQLWQDQGRIVESLTHMEAIGDDDVEQLHRKQERYRQLLRSQEYQRARWLADAWCAAFVWRKRRTAELPYPITEEVRRKFEEAPEQVPGWMKAEIARLRELYGFFHWHLAFPGVFRLPEPGEEPENPETGWSGGFDVVLSNPPWERIKLQEKEWFASRRPDIANAPNAAQRRKMIAALQDEDPALYAAFEEELQRAAYESHFVRNSGRFPLCGRGDINTYSIFTETMRLLLAPRGRLGCIVPSGIATDDTTKAFFQDIMSARSLLSLHDFENAAGIFPGVHRSYKFCLLTLTGSAEPVSQGATFAFFLRKVEELQEPERCFTLSAEDVALINPNTRTCPVFRSRRDLQLTKAIYERVPVLVREGSAEGNPWGVKFTTMFHMANDSHLFRTREQLEREGWRLEGNIFRKGEETYLPLYEGKMITHFDHRFASYAGEQAARQDKPLELSEEQHHDPFALPLPRYWVHQTDFASKVKTSRTALLAFRDVARSTDMRTAIFSMIPFVPCGHKLPIFIEPVDIQSLVYLATCCSSMLFDYVTRQKLGGTSLGFFILKQLPVLPPARYQQPCPWESDRTLGDWIRPRALELTYTAWDLAAFARDCGYDGPPFRWDEERRFLLRCELDAAYFHLYGIARDDVDYIMETFPIVRSEDLKRYDDYRTKRVILEIYDELQRASATGQPYRTRLTPPPADPAVAHPPRPHQS
- a CDS encoding zinc-dependent alcohol dehydrogenase family protein encodes the protein MKAAIFRGAGNVVVEERPDPVIQEPTDAIVRIVRACVCGSDLWYYRGISPHPEGPIGHEFIGVVEEVGPEVKTIKRGDFVIAPFAISDGTCPHCRAGFHTACIRGGFFGQGIEGVAGQAERTRVPLADGTLVAVPGAPFSDEVLASLLTLSDVMGTGYHAAVSAAVKAGDTVAIVGDGAVGLCAVLAARLLGAGRIIILSRHPRRQELAREFGATDIVAERGEAAVQAILKLTDGIGADAVLECVGTNEANQTAFASARPGAIVGRVGVPHEVEIPAETTFYRNIGLRGGPAPVRAYLPQLVEAVLAGQINPGRVFDFTTDLDHVADAYAAMDQRRAIKSLLIVGQ
- a CDS encoding VOC family protein, whose amino-acid sequence is MANNLDLKGPAFVGLKVRDVEASARFYETVLGLRRDPEVFPRGLAFLTYPVPFGLIQAPPDTNWEALPRPIDTPAIWFKAANSQAVHDALVAAGVAILRPPTDGRFGRQFTFLDPDGYAITIYDRDAPAEGWPQVGR